One Aegilops tauschii subsp. strangulata cultivar AL8/78 chromosome 7, Aet v6.0, whole genome shotgun sequence genomic window carries:
- the LOC109755572 gene encoding pectinesterase: protein MAALSPALLISTLVVLVATATTAQCRPQKHHGQASKTAFAPLATVHAICSTTPHPASCLASAAVHLDAATAHLLASSITVPLLPANILSVALASLRGALSAVSSLSPVLSSTLSAPSSSTTPLRRGAAQDCLELHDATLSSLSRSASLLASPGEGLPSVRAHLSAALTNKATCLEGLAGASGPRMDGLLASLDDAYEHVSNSLSLVARSGGGGSAASFQATVAKIIHHNRRLLQDDEDSDGDDDDSSRNDNDDDSRNDNEDRGNSDSNNGSGETVITVAKDGTGNFRTVGEAVAAAPNNSEARTVIQVKAGTYVENVEVPPYKTNIALVGEGRDVTVITGSRSAVDGWTTFRTATVGVSGEGFLARDIAFRNTAGAARGQAVALRVNADMAAAYRCAVDGHQDALYAHSFRQFYRECALSGTVDLAFGNAAAVLQACALVAGAPVPGQSNVLTAQSRSDPNQDTGFAVHNCTVEASPELLASGVRTRTFLGRPWGAYARAVVIESYLGPLVDRDGWTGWPGAEPGRADTVYFGEYGNEGPGAGTDARVGWAGFHEMDYDEAAQFAVDKFIYGDDWLAATSFPYDQGI, encoded by the exons ATGGCTGCTCTCTCGCCAGCTCTCCTCATCTCCACCCTTGTGGTGCTCGTCGCCACTGCCACCACAGCCCAATGCCGCCCTCAGAAACACCACGGTCAGGCCTCCAAGACCGCCTTTGCCCCTCTGGCCACCGTCCACGCCATCTGCAGCACCACCCCGCACCCGGCGTCCTGCCTCGCGTCGGCCGCCGTGCACCTCGACGCCGCCACGGCCCATCTCTTGGCGTCGTCCATCACCGTCCCCCTCCTCCCGGCGAACATCCTCTCGGTTGCGCTCGCCTCCCTCCGCGGCGCGCTCTCAGCcgtctcctccctctcccccgtCCTCTCCTCCACGCTCTCGGCCCCGTCGTCCTCGACAACGCCGCTCCGGCGCGGCGCCGCGCAGGACTGCCTCGAGCTCCACGACGCCACGCTGAGCTCCCTCTCGCGCTCCGCGTCGCTGCTCGCGTCCCCCGGCGAGGGCCTCCCCTCGGTGCGCGCGCACCTCTCCGCCGCGCTCACCAACAAGGCCACCTGCCTCGAAGGCCTCGCCGGCGCCTCCGGCCCGCGGATGGACGGCCTCCTCGCCTCCCTCGACGACGCCTACGAGCACGTCTCCAACTCGCTCTCCCTCGTCGCCCGCAGCGGCGGTGGAGGGTCCGCGGCCAGCTTCCAAGCCACGGTGGCCAAGATCATCCATCACAACCGGCGCCTGCTCCAGGACGACGAAGACAGTGACGGGGACGACGACGACAGCAGCCGCAACGACAACGACGACGACAGCCGCAACGACAACGAGGACAGAGGCAACAGCGATAGCAACAACGGCAGCGGCGAGACGGTGATCACGGTGGCCAAGGACGGGACGGGGAACTTCCGGACGGTGGGCGAGGCCGTCGCCGCGGCGCCGAACAACAGCGAGGCGAGGACGGTGATCCAGGTGAAGGCCGGGACGTACGTGGAGAACGTGGAGGTGCCCCCGTACAAGACGAACATCGCGCTGGTCGGCGAGGGCCGCGACGTGACGGTCATCACCGGCAGCCGCAGCGCCGTCGACGGCTGGACCACCTTCCGCACCGCCACCGTCG GGGTGTCCGGCGAGGGGTTCCTGGCGCGGGACATCGCGTTCCGCAACACGGCGGGCGCGGCGAGGGGGCAGGCGGTGGCGCTGCGGGTGAACGCGGACATGGCGGCCGCGTACCGCTGCGCCGTCGACGGCCACCAGGACGCGCTCTACGCGCACTCCTTCCGGCAGTTCTACCGCGAGTGCGCGCTCTCCGGCACGGTGGACCTGGCCTTTGGCAACGCCGCGGCGGTGCTCCAGGCGTGCGCGCTCGTCGCCGGCGCGCCGGTCCCGGGGCAGTCGAACGTGCTCACGGCACAGTCCAGGAGCGACCCGAACCAGGACACGGGCTTCGCCGTGCACAACTGCACCGTGGAGGCCTCGCCGGAGCTGCTCGCCAGCGGCGTCCGCACCCGCACCTTCCTCGGCCGGCCGTGGGGCGCGTACGCGCGGGCCGTGGTCATCGAGTCCTACCTGGGCCCGCTCGTGGACCGCGACGGGTGGACGGGCTGGCCCGGCGCGGAGCCGGGCCGCGCCGACACGGTCTACTTCGGGGAGTACGGGAACGAGGGGCCGGGCGCCGGCACGGACGCGCGCGTGGGCTGGGCCGGGTTCCACGAGATGGACTACGACGAGGCCGCCCAGTTCGCCGTCGACAAGTTCATCTACGGCGACGACTGGCTCGCCGCCACCTCCTTCCCCTACGACCAAGGCATTTGA
- the LOC109755571 gene encoding uncharacterized protein — translation MAFRGYCHPHPSSSMATTGPRFGARRPAAALSFRTSAAHGCNQPSSHLSFAAPTSNKVFEDQVRGIVCYRDDKGEVVCEGYDEGPRLGMRLPEKACFPWPVGVQVTDFIRLATLRVFEDGADDGLLHKNDQKWQL, via the exons ATGGCGTTCAGAGGCTACTGCCACCCTCACCCTTCTTCCTCCATGGCCACCACCGGCCCGAGATTCGGCGCAAGGAGGCCGGCAGCAGCCTTGAGCTTCAGAACCTCTGCAGCCCATGGATGTAACCAACCATCCTCGCACCTCTCCTTTGCTGCACCAACCAGCAACAAG GTGTTCGAGGACCAGGTGAGAGGGATCGTGTGCTACAGGGACGACAAGGGGGAGGTCGTCTGCGAGGGCTACGACGAGGGCCCGAGGCTCGGAATGCGGCTGCCGGAGAAGGCCTGCTTCCCATG GCCTGTGGGAGTTCAGGTCACCGATTTCATCCGCCTTGCGACGCTTCGGGTCTTCGAGGACGGCGCCGACGACGGTCTTCTGCACAAGAATGATCAGAAGTGGCAGCTCTGA